One Vallitalea pronyensis genomic region harbors:
- a CDS encoding ABC transporter substrate-binding protein yields MLRKMVCMMLFLVLVASAVGCQQKDSTSEKDGGSNDKTVANQDGNQSKVKSIKVWMPPFGSDSEGAMDLEVWQQMTKPFVEETGVKVEIEIIPWSGYAEKYLTAITAGNGPDVGYMYLEMIADFIEMGALAPMTEYVTQEQKDNFLYDEKGIMKGEQYALPIVVGNARIMYYNKDILEANGITEIPTTWDAFVETCKQIESDVDGDGTIDIYPFIQQWNEPQIGGLNEIFYPYLWQSGGQIFDENGNFTVNSPEGLEAAQFLYDLRFKHEILDESVTSLSESDVIDKFLSGKVAFAVISTNKAQKFADAGINFDYITSLTNKQRGTFTAVDSLVMLESAEDKELTYQLISTVLKPEAMEVFHNMSPFAPITKDGVYMDDERFKRLYDDDSDALFSLPPVKGSVQIYEYLQKNLQLMMLGEMTPERALQGVEEYSKVVSEQ; encoded by the coding sequence ATGTTAAGAAAAATGGTATGTATGATGCTATTTCTTGTATTGGTGGCATCAGCTGTTGGGTGTCAACAAAAAGATTCAACTTCTGAAAAAGATGGGGGAAGTAATGACAAAACCGTAGCAAACCAAGATGGTAACCAATCAAAAGTTAAATCCATCAAAGTATGGATGCCGCCTTTTGGTTCTGACTCTGAAGGTGCAATGGACCTTGAAGTTTGGCAACAAATGACCAAGCCTTTTGTGGAAGAAACAGGTGTTAAGGTTGAGATTGAAATTATACCATGGAGCGGATATGCTGAAAAGTATTTAACAGCAATTACCGCAGGAAATGGTCCTGATGTAGGGTATATGTATCTAGAAATGATCGCTGATTTCATTGAAATGGGAGCTCTAGCACCCATGACAGAGTATGTGACACAAGAGCAAAAAGATAACTTCCTATACGATGAAAAGGGTATTATGAAAGGTGAGCAATATGCTTTACCAATTGTAGTAGGGAATGCTAGAATCATGTACTATAATAAAGATATATTAGAAGCTAACGGTATTACGGAAATACCAACAACATGGGATGCATTTGTTGAGACATGTAAACAGATTGAATCCGATGTGGATGGTGATGGAACAATTGATATCTATCCATTCATACAACAATGGAATGAGCCTCAAATTGGCGGTCTGAATGAAATTTTCTACCCATACTTATGGCAGTCAGGTGGCCAGATATTTGATGAGAATGGTAATTTTACTGTCAATTCTCCAGAAGGTCTTGAAGCAGCTCAATTTTTATATGATTTAAGATTTAAACACGAAATTTTAGATGAAAGTGTTACATCCCTAAGTGAATCCGATGTAATCGATAAATTCCTATCTGGCAAAGTTGCATTTGCAGTTATATCCACAAACAAGGCACAAAAATTTGCAGATGCAGGCATTAACTTTGACTATATAACATCCCTCACTAATAAGCAAAGAGGAACTTTTACAGCTGTCGATTCTTTAGTTATGCTTGAATCCGCAGAAGATAAAGAGCTTACATATCAATTAATATCAACGGTATTAAAACCAGAAGCCATGGAAGTCTTCCATAATATGTCACCTTTTGCACCCATTACAAAAGATGGTGTTTACATGGATGATGAACGATTTAAAAGACTGTATGATGATGATTCAGATGCTCTATTTTCACTACCACCTGTAAAAGGTTCTGTTCAAATCTACGAATATCTCCAAAAAAACCTACAGTTAATGATGTTAGGAGAAATGACGCCAGAAAGAGCGCTCCAAGGCGTGGAAGAGTATAGTAAAGTAGTATCTGAACAATAG
- a CDS encoding carbohydrate ABC transporter permease, with the protein MQRTKNDYWGYFFILPSVLILIACYVIPIIMDFYYSFTDYNIVQPSTFAGLKNYSYLIKDPFIRAAVRNTFVYTIIVVPTQTILALVLANLLAKLCRNRWGNFVRSSLFIPVISSMILVGSIWRIFLRTDGGFINNVLRVIGISNINWLGDKDLALISICIVAIWKSVGYFLVIYYAGIMDIPSSLYEAAKVDGATPVQQFFNITLPMLKPITYLVVTLGTIWSFQVFDLVYTMTGGGPGFATNTLVLNIYTSAFKEYRMGYASAISILLLIMILCVSVIQKATFDRKTGGVK; encoded by the coding sequence ATGCAAAGAACAAAAAATGATTATTGGGGGTATTTTTTTATCCTACCCAGTGTGCTTATCTTAATTGCCTGTTATGTCATCCCAATTATCATGGATTTTTACTATAGTTTTACGGATTATAATATCGTACAACCGTCTACTTTTGCAGGTTTAAAAAACTATAGTTATCTTATAAAAGATCCCTTTATTCGTGCGGCAGTGAGGAACACATTTGTTTATACCATTATCGTTGTACCAACACAAACCATACTTGCTTTGGTTTTAGCCAATCTTTTAGCTAAGTTATGTCGAAATCGTTGGGGTAATTTTGTTAGAAGTTCCTTGTTTATCCCTGTTATCTCTTCCATGATATTGGTGGGAAGTATCTGGCGGATTTTCTTGCGAACAGATGGGGGCTTCATTAATAATGTATTGCGTGTTATTGGTATTTCTAACATTAACTGGTTAGGCGATAAAGATTTAGCACTGATTAGTATTTGTATTGTTGCCATATGGAAAAGTGTCGGGTATTTTCTTGTCATCTATTATGCTGGTATTATGGACATACCTTCATCTTTATATGAAGCAGCAAAAGTGGATGGTGCCACACCTGTACAACAGTTTTTTAACATCACGTTGCCCATGTTAAAACCCATTACCTATCTTGTTGTCACATTAGGAACCATTTGGTCTTTTCAAGTATTTGACCTTGTCTATACCATGACCGGTGGGGGTCCTGGATTTGCAACCAATACCCTTGTATTGAATATCTATACATCTGCATTCAAAGAATATAGAATGGGTTATGCCAGTGCCATATCCATCTTGTTGCTGATCATGATTCTATGTGTTTCAGTGATTCAAAAAGCAACATTTGACAGAAAGACAGGAGGGGTAAAATGA
- a CDS encoding carbohydrate ABC transporter permease, whose product MKKKWPLYVVSLLCVIPVVLAIIPFVIMVLTSFTQNTDIGLRFNFNEMNVVNYKALYRNFNFLNSLKNSIIVVSCACFFNCLIASMAGYGFAKKEFFLKEQIFWIYLITLMVPGQAIIVPLFIIMNKLDLLNTYTALFVPIINAFGVFLTKQFIEAVPDELLEAARIDGCGEIRSFFSVIIPLIKPVLISLTVFTFVTSWNDFIWPLVTVNNSKMNTLTLSLSLLQGNYSTNYGLLMAGTTVTFLPPFILYVILQKQFVEGIALNGLKG is encoded by the coding sequence ATGAAAAAGAAATGGCCATTGTATGTGGTAAGTTTACTATGCGTTATACCCGTCGTTCTAGCCATCATACCCTTTGTTATCATGGTTTTGACATCTTTTACTCAAAATACGGACATTGGTCTGAGATTCAATTTCAATGAAATGAATGTCGTTAATTATAAAGCGTTATATAGGAATTTTAACTTCCTTAATTCTTTGAAAAATAGTATTATCGTTGTTAGCTGTGCCTGCTTTTTTAACTGTTTAATTGCGTCCATGGCAGGATATGGTTTTGCCAAAAAAGAGTTCTTTCTAAAAGAACAGATTTTTTGGATCTATCTCATAACCTTAATGGTACCAGGGCAAGCGATTATTGTGCCTTTATTTATCATCATGAATAAACTGGATTTGCTCAATACCTATACGGCTTTGTTTGTACCCATTATCAATGCTTTTGGGGTATTCTTAACCAAGCAATTCATTGAGGCCGTGCCTGACGAATTGTTAGAGGCGGCAAGAATTGACGGATGTGGCGAAATAAGAAGCTTTTTCTCAGTGATTATTCCTTTGATTAAGCCGGTGCTCATTTCCTTGACCGTCTTTACCTTTGTTACCTCATGGAATGACTTTATATGGCCTTTAGTTACGGTTAACAATAGTAAAATGAATACATTAACCTTGAGTTTATCCTTATTGCAGGGTAATTATTCTACCAATTACGGCTTGTTAATGGCTGGTACAACGGTTACTTTTTTACCGCCGTTTATTCTATATGTCATTTTACAAAAGCAATTTGTTGAAGGGATAGCATTAAATGGCCTAAAAGGTTAG
- a CDS encoding ABC transporter ATP-binding protein: MTTIIEIKGLKKVYHMGTEKVEALKAINLKIKKGECCCILGTSGSGKSTLLNMIAGLEKPTAGEIVIKGQHIEKMNEEQVTRFRQQHVGFVFQSYNLLPNLTALENVAMPMIFGGLHKKKRHHEAKRMLTAVGLGDRLDHRPSQMSGGQQQRVSIARAFVGTPEIVFADEATGNLDTKTTIEVMELFTEMIHKNHQTLIMVTHDMETAVYADRVIHVRDGLIERIDETRDDILKGLNMKQEA; encoded by the coding sequence ATGACCACGATCATTGAGATAAAAGGATTAAAAAAAGTATATCACATGGGTACAGAAAAAGTAGAAGCTTTAAAAGCGATTAATCTTAAGATAAAAAAAGGTGAGTGTTGCTGTATATTAGGTACTTCAGGCTCAGGCAAATCCACTTTACTGAACATGATTGCAGGACTTGAAAAACCAACTGCAGGAGAAATCGTCATTAAAGGGCAACACATTGAGAAGATGAATGAAGAACAAGTCACTCGGTTCAGACAGCAGCATGTAGGGTTTGTCTTCCAATCGTATAATCTATTACCCAATTTAACAGCTCTGGAGAATGTAGCCATGCCCATGATATTTGGTGGTCTTCATAAGAAGAAACGTCATCATGAAGCCAAGCGGATGTTAACAGCTGTAGGGTTAGGTGACAGACTTGACCATCGACCATCTCAGATGAGCGGGGGACAGCAACAGCGTGTGAGTATTGCCAGAGCATTTGTAGGCACACCAGAGATTGTTTTTGCGGATGAAGCCACAGGTAACCTTGATACCAAGACGACCATTGAGGTCATGGAACTTTTTACGGAAATGATTCACAAGAATCATCAAACGTTAATCATGGTTACCCATGATATGGAAACAGCCGTGTATGCGGATCGTGTTATTCATGTACGGGATGGGCTCATTGAAAGGATTGATGAAACCCGTGATGACATTCTAAAAGGATTAAATATGAAACAGGAGGCTTAA
- a CDS encoding COG1361 S-layer family protein: protein MKKSKLLMMVCIFMITWSMIGFYAQAADTNEMIVDIYSVDKSPISEGTEFNLTFGLKKISGGTISDATLTINPGSFTLKNTGSVISVNAANLTSGKDTITLPLKCSGVNNTMVLTLDYKDDGTPKQAVNSITIDMVKPSADTTPSTPTNTQKYNPDLTVINQTMPTVTAGSKLNLALELQNLNTHRAKTISVELVPPSGQDFYYESNTMSMVNYIKEIKSKDKFTLNYSLHVLSATKAKTYIFQLRYKYYNAYGDEKTKTQDIHIKVKKGVPDIQLAIKDVKTTDDVLYAGQETAFSFLVDNHAGIGTIKHIEASLQGLSQDGFSIANGVNSQSLYGLSPTIDGKLVTFNIYASEKMTTGNYPLKVHLKYQDSQNNEQTFEKEVYIRVLKKKEASLNVTNITTIPSGVGAGKEGQLSFMVKNTSKETMKHIKVSLKGLSAESINLAQGMSNQVITELTPEKAEEKVMFNIFVAEKLAKGSYPLTVYLTYRDAQHVERTLEREIFVQVEQKKANILIKHVQVPRHSIIDTKPFSISFDVVNQSKLEAKDLTVSVKSTDSIVPVSQNVQLVQSLAPGAKKQLSFQLQATSDAKTQNHLLNIEIKGKDEQSFTTINQYVGIYVNKDQSAGKPNIIVDSYATKPTIVNAGQNFDMHLSFNNTHKTKKVQNIKVFLTAEDNTAKDSSKSGSVFTPVNSSNTFFIDEILPKTSVDKKLTLYTIPYAPAKTHTIKVNFEYEDDKGATYTATELISVPVIQQSSFITSDINIPDTMTVNEPHTLNLEISNTGKTTLDNFTVLVEGFGASNTRGYIGNLESGRTTYHKVDVWPLEEGKASGYIIFTYTKPNGEIEEVKKEITTVAEAGVDFGTEGMIDEEGNMMNIEPLNAKGNKVPILLIIIVVVIAAAIVFIGVRRFKKKKDMMDHE from the coding sequence ATGAAAAAAAGCAAATTATTAATGATGGTATGCATATTCATGATCACATGGAGTATGATTGGTTTTTACGCACAAGCGGCAGATACCAATGAAATGATTGTGGATATCTATTCCGTTGATAAGAGTCCTATATCGGAAGGGACAGAATTCAATTTGACATTTGGTTTAAAAAAGATCAGTGGCGGCACCATATCAGATGCTACATTAACCATCAATCCAGGAAGTTTTACCCTAAAGAATACAGGTTCTGTTATTTCTGTTAACGCTGCGAATCTTACGTCTGGTAAAGACACCATCACCCTTCCATTAAAATGTTCAGGTGTGAATAACACCATGGTGTTAACCCTGGATTACAAAGATGATGGAACACCTAAACAAGCAGTGAACAGCATCACCATAGACATGGTCAAGCCAAGTGCAGACACCACGCCAAGTACACCAACCAATACACAAAAATACAACCCTGACCTGACGGTGATCAATCAGACCATGCCAACCGTGACAGCTGGTTCAAAGCTGAATTTAGCATTAGAGTTACAGAATCTCAATACCCATCGAGCTAAGACCATTTCTGTAGAATTGGTACCGCCAAGCGGGCAAGATTTTTATTATGAAAGTAATACCATGAGTATGGTTAATTACATCAAAGAAATAAAATCAAAAGATAAATTTACATTAAACTATTCCCTTCATGTCTTAAGTGCGACCAAAGCTAAAACGTACATATTCCAATTGCGATACAAATACTATAATGCCTATGGGGACGAAAAGACAAAGACACAAGATATACACATCAAAGTGAAAAAAGGTGTGCCTGATATCCAATTGGCCATTAAAGATGTCAAGACAACTGATGATGTGCTCTATGCAGGTCAAGAGACAGCATTTAGTTTCTTAGTTGACAACCATGCAGGAATAGGAACCATTAAGCACATTGAAGCCTCATTACAAGGATTATCACAGGATGGATTTTCAATTGCCAATGGGGTCAATAGTCAAAGTCTATATGGTTTGTCACCAACCATTGATGGTAAGCTGGTAACTTTTAATATCTATGCTTCAGAAAAGATGACAACGGGGAATTATCCGCTGAAAGTACATCTGAAATACCAAGACAGCCAAAATAATGAGCAAACCTTTGAAAAAGAGGTCTACATAAGAGTGCTTAAGAAAAAAGAAGCATCTTTAAACGTCACCAACATCACAACCATACCATCTGGCGTGGGGGCAGGTAAAGAAGGGCAATTAAGCTTTATGGTTAAGAATACCAGTAAAGAAACCATGAAGCATATAAAAGTATCCTTAAAAGGATTATCTGCTGAGTCCATCAATTTAGCTCAAGGGATGAGCAATCAAGTGATTACAGAATTAACGCCCGAAAAAGCAGAAGAAAAAGTTATGTTTAACATCTTTGTTGCTGAGAAGCTCGCTAAAGGAAGCTATCCATTGACTGTTTATCTCACCTATCGTGATGCTCAACACGTTGAACGTACGTTGGAACGAGAAATCTTTGTTCAAGTGGAACAAAAAAAAGCAAATATTCTTATTAAGCATGTTCAAGTACCTAGACATTCCATAATAGATACAAAGCCTTTTAGCATATCTTTTGATGTGGTTAATCAAAGTAAACTTGAAGCCAAGGACCTGACCGTTTCTGTTAAATCCACAGATAGTATTGTACCTGTATCCCAGAATGTTCAATTAGTCCAATCATTAGCTCCAGGTGCTAAAAAACAGCTGAGCTTTCAATTACAAGCCACGTCGGATGCTAAGACACAGAATCATCTTTTAAATATTGAAATAAAGGGCAAAGATGAACAGTCTTTTACCACCATCAATCAGTATGTGGGCATCTATGTGAATAAAGACCAATCAGCAGGAAAACCAAACATCATAGTAGACAGTTATGCCACAAAACCAACCATTGTTAACGCGGGGCAGAATTTTGACATGCACCTTTCCTTCAATAACACCCATAAAACAAAGAAGGTCCAGAATATTAAAGTGTTCTTGACAGCAGAAGATAATACAGCCAAAGACAGTAGTAAATCAGGGAGTGTTTTCACACCTGTTAATAGCAGCAATACGTTTTTTATAGATGAGATTTTACCCAAAACATCCGTCGATAAAAAGTTAACATTATACACCATTCCTTATGCGCCTGCCAAGACCCATACCATAAAAGTTAATTTTGAATATGAAGACGATAAAGGCGCAACTTACACAGCAACAGAGCTTATTAGTGTACCAGTTATACAGCAGTCCAGTTTTATTACCAGCGATATTAATATACCGGATACCATGACGGTTAATGAACCACATACCCTTAATTTGGAGATTAGTAATACAGGTAAGACCACCTTAGATAATTTTACGGTGTTGGTGGAAGGTTTTGGTGCCAGTAATACACGTGGTTATATTGGTAACCTTGAATCAGGAAGAACAACCTATCATAAAGTAGATGTATGGCCTTTAGAAGAAGGAAAAGCATCAGGTTATATTATTTTTACCTATACCAAACCAAATGGTGAAATTGAAGAAGTGAAGAAAGAAATAACCACCGTTGCAGAAGCAGGTGTTGATTTTGGTACAGAAGGGATGATTGATGAGGAAGGTAATATGATGAACATAGAGCCATTGAACGCCAAGGGTAATAAGGTACCTATCCTACTCATTATCATCGTTGTAGTCATTGCTGCAGCTATTGTATTCATTGGCGTAAGAAGGTTTAAAAAGAAAAAGGATATGATGGACCATGAATAA
- a CDS encoding ABC transporter permease has protein sequence MNKFDLMTMGLKNLLRRKLRTFLTTLGIIIGTISIVVMVSIGIGMQKQMNDQFNQFGSIDIVTVNVAKQTAKLTNKKLKTHITAQDIKTFEKIDGVEGATPVISYTVHMITSDRLKTQTFIKGMNLAFFKRYGLDKVKQGRSLTEKDRYGVLFGKETLYDFKKSAEIEEEEDFDEFFEARKPPKFNPMDAAMYMSFGEEPIGNEDSSIQPVPITPVGVLATTNYLKSPYVYMDIKQLEELKQNYDKMTDYQAYGGKMPKNEGYTEVLLHVPDRNNIKKVQSAVRKMGFKTTSSEEILKQTKSMNKIINMVFGGIGGISLLVAAIGITNTMVMAIYERRKEIGVMKVIGASLRDIKGLFLFESASIGFIGGVIGIVASLLISAIVNLVAGNAMMGEMVETGTKMSISIIPGWLIVLALGFTAFIGLISGYMPAVKAMRLSALEAIKTD, from the coding sequence ATGAATAAATTTGATCTGATGACCATGGGGCTTAAGAATCTACTTCGAAGAAAATTGAGAACATTTCTGACCACATTAGGCATCATTATTGGCACAATATCCATTGTGGTCATGGTATCCATTGGCATAGGTATGCAAAAACAAATGAATGATCAGTTTAATCAATTTGGAAGTATTGACATTGTAACGGTTAATGTAGCCAAGCAGACAGCTAAGCTTACGAACAAAAAATTAAAGACCCATATCACAGCACAAGACATTAAGACATTTGAAAAGATTGATGGTGTAGAAGGGGCAACGCCTGTTATATCGTATACCGTTCATATGATAACATCCGACCGATTAAAAACACAAACGTTTATTAAGGGAATGAATTTAGCATTTTTTAAAAGATATGGACTTGATAAGGTCAAACAAGGGAGAAGTCTTACAGAAAAAGACCGTTATGGGGTATTGTTCGGAAAAGAAACGTTGTATGATTTTAAAAAGTCTGCAGAAATAGAAGAAGAAGAGGATTTTGATGAATTTTTTGAAGCCAGAAAACCACCCAAATTCAATCCAATGGATGCTGCAATGTATATGTCATTTGGCGAAGAACCCATTGGTAATGAAGACAGCAGCATTCAACCAGTACCCATAACACCTGTTGGTGTTCTTGCAACAACCAACTATTTGAAATCACCGTATGTCTATATGGACATAAAGCAATTAGAGGAGCTAAAACAAAACTATGATAAAATGACCGATTATCAGGCATATGGTGGGAAAATGCCTAAGAATGAAGGCTATACCGAAGTACTCCTTCACGTACCTGATCGAAATAATATCAAAAAAGTTCAATCAGCAGTAAGAAAAATGGGATTTAAAACAACCAGTTCGGAAGAGATTTTGAAACAGACGAAATCCATGAATAAAATTATCAACATGGTGTTTGGCGGCATTGGCGGCATATCACTTTTGGTAGCAGCAATCGGCATCACCAATACCATGGTTATGGCTATCTATGAACGGCGAAAAGAGATAGGTGTTATGAAAGTTATTGGGGCATCCCTACGCGATATAAAAGGATTATTCTTGTTTGAGTCTGCATCCATTGGATTTATTGGAGGTGTTATCGGTATTGTTGCTAGTTTGCTAATCTCTGCTATTGTTAATCTGGTGGCAGGCAATGCAATGATGGGTGAAATGGTGGAAACAGGGACCAAAATGAGTATATCCATCATTCCTGGATGGCTGATAGTATTAGCGCTGGGATTTACGGCTTTTATCGGGCTTATTTCAGGTTACATGCCTGCTGTAAAGGCTATGCGATTAAGTGCCCTAGAAGCCATTAAGACAGATTAA
- the recO gene encoding DNA repair protein RecO — MADIKTKGIVVSEMPVGENDKRLVMLTKDKGKIVVFARGARKTTSMLLAGSQLFAYGDFVLYKGKSAYTMKHVQLIESFHAIRHEIELLAYGLYVLEFGEYISEENNPNTALMKLMLKTLQVLVKGKINQELIMRIFELKAMSYIGYTPCVTHCVECGKTDMLDAFSNQLGGVLCKTCGVVQKSTVAIRESTIYTLHYILATPIEQLFTFKVDDGIMDELKRVMIRFIGYHLDHEFKSLNFLLKL; from the coding sequence ATGGCTGATATAAAGACAAAAGGTATTGTTGTAAGTGAAATGCCAGTAGGTGAAAATGATAAACGCCTTGTGATGCTTACAAAAGACAAAGGAAAGATTGTTGTTTTTGCCAGAGGAGCAAGAAAAACAACCAGCATGCTATTGGCTGGTTCTCAGTTGTTTGCTTATGGCGACTTTGTTTTATATAAAGGAAAATCTGCCTATACCATGAAACATGTGCAGTTAATTGAATCCTTTCATGCTATTCGACATGAGATAGAGCTATTGGCTTATGGCCTCTATGTATTGGAGTTTGGGGAATACATATCCGAAGAGAATAATCCCAATACAGCTTTAATGAAATTGATGTTAAAGACATTGCAAGTTCTTGTTAAAGGGAAAATTAATCAAGAACTGATTATGCGCATATTTGAATTAAAAGCCATGAGTTATATCGGCTATACCCCCTGTGTTACCCATTGTGTGGAATGTGGTAAAACTGATATGTTAGATGCCTTTAGTAATCAACTAGGGGGTGTTTTATGCAAGACTTGCGGTGTTGTTCAAAAATCCACTGTTGCCATTAGAGAAAGTACCATATATACCTTGCATTATATCTTAGCCACACCTATTGAACAGCTGTTTACTTTCAAAGTGGATGATGGAATCATGGATGAATTGAAAAGGGTCATGATAAGATTTATCGGGTATCATCTGGACCATGAATTTAAATCCCTAAATTTTCTACTGAAATTATAG
- a CDS encoding glycine--tRNA ligase encodes MEKTMEKVVALAKARGFVYPGSEIYGGLANTWDYGPLGVELKNNVKKAWWQKFIKESPYNVGVDCAILMNPQAWVASGHVGGFNDPLMDCKSCKERFRADQLIENYMKDNGLEIEDAVDAWSNEEMKTYIDDKSIVCPSCGKQDFTDIRQFNLMFKTFQGVTEDAKNTVYLRPETAQGIFVNFKNVQRTSRKKIPFGIGQIGKSFRNEITPGNFTFRTREFEQMELEFFCEPGTDLEWFKYWKDYCEKWILSLGIHKDNIRMRDHSEEELSHYSNATSDIEYLFPFGWGELWGIADRTDFDLKQHAEHSGQDLTYFDDQKKEKYVPYCIEPSLGADRVTLAFLCEAYDEEELENGETRTVLRFHPALAPVQVAVLPLSKKLNEQAQEVYTKLGKYYNVDYDDRGSIGKRYRRQDEIGTPYCLTYDFDSLEDAAVTIRNRDTMEQERIKIDDLQAYFEEKMAF; translated from the coding sequence ATGGAAAAGACAATGGAAAAGGTCGTTGCTTTAGCAAAAGCAAGAGGATTTGTGTATCCAGGATCTGAGATCTATGGTGGTTTGGCTAACACTTGGGATTACGGCCCATTAGGTGTAGAACTTAAAAACAACGTAAAAAAAGCATGGTGGCAAAAATTCATTAAAGAAAGCCCATATAATGTTGGTGTTGATTGTGCCATTTTAATGAACCCTCAAGCTTGGGTAGCATCTGGTCATGTGGGTGGATTTAATGATCCGTTAATGGATTGTAAGAGTTGTAAAGAGCGTTTCCGGGCAGACCAACTCATTGAGAATTACATGAAGGATAACGGTCTGGAAATAGAAGATGCTGTGGATGCATGGTCCAATGAAGAAATGAAAACATACATTGACGACAAAAGTATTGTTTGCCCTTCCTGTGGTAAGCAAGATTTTACAGATATAAGACAATTTAATTTAATGTTCAAGACCTTCCAAGGCGTAACAGAGGATGCAAAAAATACCGTATACCTTCGCCCTGAAACAGCACAAGGTATTTTTGTGAATTTCAAGAATGTACAAAGAACGTCAAGAAAGAAAATTCCATTCGGTATTGGACAGATTGGTAAATCATTCAGAAATGAGATTACACCAGGTAACTTTACATTCCGTACAAGAGAATTTGAACAAATGGAATTAGAATTCTTCTGTGAACCAGGAACAGACCTTGAATGGTTTAAATACTGGAAAGATTATTGTGAAAAATGGATTCTATCCCTGGGTATTCATAAAGATAACATTCGTATGCGTGACCACAGCGAAGAAGAATTATCCCATTACAGTAATGCTACATCGGATATTGAATACTTATTCCCATTTGGCTGGGGTGAGTTATGGGGAATAGCCGATCGTACTGATTTTGACCTTAAGCAGCATGCAGAGCATTCGGGTCAAGATTTAACCTATTTTGATGATCAGAAAAAAGAAAAATATGTACCCTACTGTATTGAACCATCACTGGGTGCAGATCGGGTGACATTGGCCTTTTTATGTGAAGCTTATGATGAGGAAGAACTGGAAAACGGTGAAACAAGAACAGTACTTCGTTTCCATCCAGCATTAGCACCTGTACAGGTGGCGGTATTACCCCTCTCTAAAAAGCTGAATGAACAAGCTCAAGAAGTGTATACAAAGCTTGGTAAGTACTACAATGTGGATTATGATGATCGAGGAAGTATTGGTAAGCGTTATCGTCGTCAAGACGAAATAGGCACACCTTACTGCTTAACCTATGATTTTGATTCACTAGAAGATGCTGCTGTAACCATTCGAAATAGAGATACCATGGAGCAAGAACGTATTAAAATAGATGACTTACAGGCGTACTTTGAAGAAAAAATGGCATTTTAG